One Ctenopharyngodon idella isolate HZGC_01 chromosome 3, HZGC01, whole genome shotgun sequence genomic window, gaggtcaaaagttctcatatgaaatcatacaggagagaatccagtcagttgagtttgtggcaaaaccttttacagtgcttgagtattgttgtcttttactgcatatgataattcatactcagaaagttgAACTGAAATGTCATATATAACaggatgattagttaaaacatttataatgcacCTGCAGACCATCTTTCTGGCTATGTATTtcatcattgaggatttcttaaaaatactgtgtaaaaatttTGTCTCGTCTTGCAAgctgtctcgtcacacccctagtatTTCAGACTTCTTTTTACCCCCAAGCGAAgaacgaaaaataacattgctGCAATAATATCGGGCCTTAAATTAAGTGTTTCTGGAGGACTCACTTGGCCCATTCCACATTGAGAATGAGATGATCGTATCCAAAGCCCGACACACCAGCGATGGCTCTGGCTGCGTCCTCACGGCGGTGGAAGCTGATGAAGGCAAAGCCCTGGATGGGGAAATGGGGGATGAAGTTATTTCTTCAGAAGAATAGCGCATGAGTTATTGCATACAAGTTCTTCTCATGTCGTGCTTCATGTGTTTCTTACAGTGTATCagtcattttataaaaacaagtgTGAGCAAATCAGTTTATTTTTAGTTGAACTATTAAGCTAACGTTCCTGTTTTGTTCATAAGTAAATGAGTCAACTTCGATCTTTTACTTCTCTATGCCTTATTTGTCATTTGTCAAAAAAATCCATTGTGGTGTTGTTTCACATCTCTCACCTTAGACTGGCCTGTGTTCTTGTCCTTGGCCAGATAGATCCTAGAGATGGAGCCGAAAGGCCTGAAAAGCTCCTGCAGATCGGTCTCCCTGGTGTCCTCGGAAAGGTTGGTCACACGGATTGTAGCATTATCATCAGCTGCAGAGAAAATATCAACACATTACCATTAGTCTTCTCGACTGAGAACATCAGTGTTGGAGATCTGCATGTCAAACACGCACCTCTGCGGTTAGGCTGCATGGACTCTCCTCTGCGCGTACCACCGTCCCGCAAGCTGGGGGGAACATACTTCCCAGTCTTGCTTTGGACCGGTTGGGCAGGCTCAGGCTCtagatatcaaaataaaattatttttattaaaagcaaaatgaataaatcaacTTCCAAAATATGCTTAACACGACATGAAGTTGTCATACCTGCTGCCTTCTCTTTTTCTCCCGTGGACAGACCCAACTGCTCGGCCAGTTCCTTCTGCATTGGACCAAGCGTGTCCTTGTACGGACAGCGAGTGGTCCAGTGATCCCCCTTACAGATACGGCAAGACACGATCTTCTGACCTTTCAGCTTGTTCATGGGGTCCTCATCTTGGTCTTGAGCATTCAAGTCCTGTAAAACAGTGGGGAGAATCACTTCAAGTTGGCATCGGTACAAAAGGGAAGTGAAACACGTCAAAGTCAGAACTGACTTACAAAACACTTAAAACAGTACTCAGAAACAACAGTTTCTTAATATGGATCAGTGCAAAAAATGTGAGTTCGTCACCATCATACCTCTTTACTGGAGATGAAGGTCATGAAGACATCATCACTCACTGTAGTGGTGGCAACATTCGGACCTGGTTGATCTGATACCGAGTTGCCAAATTTCTTCCAGTTCTGTTGGAAAATGACAAATCAATCTCTCAAAAAAATCTGTTACAATATGTTTAATGGAGATATAAATAGGCCTGTCATGATTATTG contains:
- the eif3g gene encoding eukaryotic translation initiation factor 3 subunit G — translated: MPSTEFDDSKPSWADQVEEEGDEGTLPSPKETVKGNIKTVTEYKLEDDGQKFKIVRTFKIETRKASKAVARRKNWKKFGNSVSDQPGPNVATTTVSDDVFMTFISSKEDLNAQDQDEDPMNKLKGQKIVSCRICKGDHWTTRCPYKDTLGPMQKELAEQLGLSTGEKEKAAEPEPAQPVQSKTGKYVPPSLRDGGTRRGESMQPNRRADDNATIRVTNLSEDTRETDLQELFRPFGSISRIYLAKDKNTGQSKGFAFISFHRREDAARAIAGVSGFGYDHLILNVEWAKPSNN